The sequence below is a genomic window from Lycium ferocissimum isolate CSIRO_LF1 unplaced genomic scaffold, AGI_CSIRO_Lferr_CH_V1 ctg2601, whole genome shotgun sequence.
AGAAACTTGAATATTTCActggaaaaaaaagtgaattaacAAGATTACCACAAGATTTATTGAGCTTCTTCACATacccaaaacctagggttttcaaaacAAGGCTTAACctatcttgattcttggtggcaacattccaaaatatattcaaagcatgaaaactagaaggatcttgatgatattttgagagTAACTTATGTGGATTGAGGTCTCTAATGGGGGTTAGGAGAAGAACAAGAGGAGTCTTGTGAAGGGTGAAAGAAATAGTTTTTACCCTTTGATATAGAAAGCTAGTACCCCTTTTTATCAAATAGGTCTAACAAAATGGGCTTCAAGATCCAATAAATATgacaagtttaaattttttttttctcaaataaaaactaaaattttaaactcaagaaaaataataaaaagtatttACTAGAAGAGAAAGATTATTTAAATGGTAATAATAAATTTAGGGTGTTACAACTCTCTGCCCCTTAAATACTAGTCTTGGAACAAGTGTGGGTATTGTATTCGCTGGTCCTCTTCTCGCTCCCAAGTAGCTTTTTTGCCAGAATGATTTCTCCAAAGGACTTTCACTAAGGGGATTTTCTTCTTTCTAAGCTCTTTTACCTCACGCGTCAAGATTTGGATAGGttctttttcatatgtcaaGTCAGGATTGACCTCTATGGATTCAATAGGAAGAACATGAGATGGATCAGACCAATACTTcctaagcatagaaacatggaacacATTGTGGATCTTATGTAACTCAGGTGGCAGAGCTAGTCTATACCTAATAGGGCCAACTCGTTCAAGTATTTCATAAGGTCCAATGAATCAAGGACTAAGTTTTCCTTATTTGACCAACTGAAGGTGCTAGTGTGTTCtcaaaaattgatttgaggtcTGGTAATCACCAACTACGGGTAAGTGAGCAAGATGTTCCTAAAACTGCTTTTAGGActcgatatggccattatgaatttttgGTGATGCCATTCGGGTTGACAAATGCTCCTGCGGtgttcatggatcttatgaatcgtgtattcaagACTTATCTTGATCAATTTGAGGTGgtctttatagatgatattctgatATATTCCAAGAATAGGGAACATCATGATAAACATCTCCGGATTGTCTTGCAAACTTTGAAGGAGAGGGAACTCTATGCTAAgctttccaaatgtgaattttggcttagTGAAGTGCTTTTCTAGGGCATATTCTGTCAGCTGAAGGTGTAAAGGTAGATCCTAGTAAGATCCAAGCTATTGTTGAATGAAAACCGCCTAAAAGTCCAACTGAAATTAGAAGCTTCTTGGGCTTAGCAGTACTATAAAAGGTTTGTCAAAGGCTTTTCCATTATAGCCTCTCCCTTGACTAAACTTTTGAGGAAGGAAGTCAAGTTCGTGTGGGATGACAAATGTCAAGAGAGCTTTGAAAATCTCAAATCCTTATTGACACAAGCTCCTATACTTACTCTACCAACTGTAGGGAAAGAGTATGTGATATATAGTGATGCATCTCTTCGTGGTTTGAGTTGTGTTCTTATGCAAGAAGGGAAAGTGATTGCTTATGCCTCTCGAAAATTAAAACCGCATGAGTTGAATTATTCTACTCATGACCTTGAGCTTGCGGCAATTGTGTTTGCATTGAAAATTtagaggcattacttgtatggagaAAAGTGTCATATATTTACTGATCACCAGAGCTTGAAGTACTTGGGTACACAAAAAGAGATGAACTTGAGACACCGTAGGTGGCTTGAACTCATCAAAGATTATGATTGCACGATTGACTATCATCCGTTAAAGCCAATGTGGTTGCAGATGCTTTAAGTCGCAAATCCTTTGCAAGTTTATCTCTAAGTCCTTTgcctttgtttcttgaattaagAGCCATGAACGCTTGTCTTGCATTTAATTCTGATGGTTCCATTGTTGCTAGTTTGCACCAATTCTACTTGAGCAAGTGAAAGAAGCACAAAAGTTAGATGAGCATCTCGTGAAATTAGtcaaagaggttcaagatggGAAAAAGCTTGATTTTTCATTGAGAGAAGATGGAGTACTATTTTATCatggtagattatgtgttcctacaGATGAcaacttgaggaaagaaattctaaataaagcacACATAGCCGCTGTCCAGGTTTTAAAAACGGGATTAAACTGTCTTACTGCAAGGTTTCAAAATCTCTAACAAAAACTTGAATATTTCACcgaaaaaaaagtggaataaCAAGCTTACCACAAGATTGATTGAGCTTCTTCACAAACCCAAAATCTAGAGTTTTCAAAACAAGGCTTAACctatcttgattcttggtggcaacattccaaaatatattcaaagcatgaaaactagaagGATCTTGATGATATTTGGAGAGTAACTTATGTGGATTGAGGTCTATAATAGGGGTTAGGAGAAGAACAAGAGGAGAGTTTAATGAAGGGTGAAAGAAATAGTCTTTACCCTTTGATATAGAAAGCTAGTATGGGCTTCAAGATCCAATAAATATgacaagtttaaatttttatttttttcaaacaaaaactaaaattttaaactgaagaaaaataataaaaagtatttACTACAAGAGCAAGATTATTTAAATGCCAATAATAAATTTAGGGTGTTGCACATTGCCAAATTCTCCTTTTGTATCGCTAATCAGATTTTAGATATCGTTTTAAAACTGATTAAACTTAAATCATTTGAATGATCATAATCTTAGATTAGAACACGAATTTTTTAAAGCTTCGCATATACCTCGCACAACTCGAAATACATGGACTCTAAAAAATGTTCTTGCAGTTAGCATTTACACGATTcgaactccatttttttttatgaagtttGAAATATACGTGTAGACAATAAAAGTcgcgtcgagaaaataataattaagataGGAAAATATTGCAACAATCGTTGTATTTGATTTTaaatatgagtgttacaatctctatgaaTCCTCTGATTTGTCCTTCGAATAATAAATTCAAGTGCTTTTGAGCCTGAGGAATTTGATCTTGACTTGTTGTACTTGAATTCAGGGGtctttgagcttgatcttgaatcttgtgTTCTTGATCTTGAGAACTTGTAGAGAAATACTTGCTTGTTTGAAACTTGTAGCTTGAAGAGAAATCTACGGCatttgatccacgagctctctCTGGCTTTTTTGTTAGAATTCAGGTCCATTTTCTGAATTATGAGACCCCCATTTAAAGTTGTAGGATGAAAGAGTTGTGATGAGGACAAACCCTTTCCGACCAATCAGAATGAAGTAACATGACCATATTTGATTTATCACTTGTACACGTGACACACCTTcattggcctttgatttgaTCACAGGCATGCTGCATCATTCTAACACGTGCGTGACCCTATATTCCTATTTACTACTTCATTTGACTTGGTGTGCCAACCCAAAACAAAATCTAACGAGTCATATCAGATTTTCGTTTGTATGATTACTTCgatcaacttaaaatattctcGATATGATTAATTTCAATTGAAATTAACGTCATCTATgatttattacaaaaaaaaaatattttctataaatagaattTCTTTCTAAAACTCGAAGCCTAGACATTTGATTAATaagcataaaaaaaatatcaactaTCAATGCTAATTCTACTTCATGCCCCTACGTACCTTCTACGTACCTTCCCATGTGTCACACATTTATTAGCTCCTCTTACAACACACAATATCCTAGTCAAACAtcgacccgacccgacccgacccgaccAGCCTTCTTTTGACTCCAGACTCAACTCAAGTCTTCCCTTCCTACACAAAACCCCTCCTTTTCCCTAAATCTTCGCAGCTACACAAAAAATGGCGATCTCCAAACCCCTATTTCTCATCGCCATTGTACTACTATTCCTTGCACCGTTCAACTCTTCCTTTTCCTCTTCACATAACGACATTCTCTCAGACTTAACAAACCTCCGATCTCAATCACCCACAGGAGTAATCCATCTCACCGATCAACTCCTCCGTCAAATCCTGACCGTTAAAACCCCGCGTCCATTTTCCTTCCTAATCTTCTTCGACGCCAAACAACTCCATTCCAAACCCGAACTCTCACTCCCCACTCTCAAAGCCGAATTTACCCTTTTATCCTCTTCTTTCTACACTAACAACCCGGAAAGCAGTAAAATCTTCTTTTTTACTATTGAGTTTGGTGAATCACAAGCTTCATTTGCGTTATTTGGGGTTAATTCGTTGCCTCATTTGAGGTTAGTGCTGCCAAATGCGGTTGATGTGAAAAAAGATTCGATTCAAATGGAGGGGTCGGATTTGGGTAGATTGGCGGATTCGATGGCGGAGTTTGTTGAGGCGAAAGGGAAGATTAGTGTGGGTCCTATTCATAGACCACCTATGatttccaagaaacaaatgacTATGATTGTTCTTGCAGGTAATGGCCGGGTCAAAATGGGCTGAGTTAATTGGCAAATAGGCTCATGCTTTGAGTTTCTTACCCGATTtagcccgtatttatgtatataacaccttttataatgttgtataatattgtgtGATGGGCGACGTGACGTAATAATTTATGTTGGGCTGTATAGCTACATGATAAGTAGTTAAGTACCTATGatttccaagaaacaaatgacTATGATTGTTCTTGCAGGTAATGGCCGGGTCAAAATGGGCTGAGTTAATTGGCAAATATgtctattttttgaaaatatttaggCCATGTAGCCcaaattttgagtttgttagctgatttagcccatatttgtgtataaacaccttttatacactattatacacttTATACATGGTTGATACATTACATATAATGTTCCCCTGGTATATTACATGTATGatttccaagaaacaaatgttTATGATTGTTCTTGCAGGTAATGGGCGGGTTGGGCTGAATTTGGGCGGGTCAAAATGGGCTGAGTTAATTGAGAATTATgtctattttttgaaaatatttacgccatGTAGCCcaaattttgagtttgttacccgattagcccatatttgtgtataaacaccttttatacagTGTATACATGGttgatatattatgtataatgcACCCCCCTCCCCCGGGTATAATGGGTTACATGACGTAATAATGTATGTTGGGCTGTATAATTTTGAAATGGCCTAAAAAGCGGGTCAAAACACAACCTAtccaattttttgaaaatatttacgccatGTATCccaaattttgattttgttacccgatttagcccatatttgtgtataaacaccttttatacactttatacatggttgatacattatgtataatgcacccacccccacccacctGCGCCGGGTCCCCCCcaggtataatgttgtataatggGTTACATGATGTAATAATGTATGTTGGGCTGTATAGTTTTGAAATGGGCTAAAAAGCAGGTCAAAACACTACCTGTccaatttttattagttttaattgctttatttgttcttttataatttttaatacctaataaaattattagtttttctttgttatggctatatataacatatcaaataaaagaaaatgtctttttggaaaatattttgacaagatttctcatggatcaatttgagctaaatatCAGCCCAAATTTTGATGGACTGAGCTAATAAATGGGCGGGTTATGATTTTATGAGCTAAAATTTTGCGACTTCTACTTGCAGGGTTGATTTTGAGTccttttttggtgaaaaagatTCTCTCTGGAGGTACCCTTTTGCATGATAAGTACGTATGGATGGCAGGGTCgatttttgtgtattttttcaGTGTTTCGGGTGCAATGCATAATATTATTAGGAAAATGCCTATGTTTATGATGGATAGAGAGGATCCATCGAAGTTGGTTTTCTTTTATCAAGGATCTGGAATGCAATTGGGAGCTGAAGGGTTCGCGGTCGGGTTCTTGTACACGATTTTGGGATTGTTGTTGGCTTTTATGTGTCATGTTCTCGTTCGCCTAAAGAATAGGACTGTGCAGAGGGTGTTTATGCTTTTTGCGCTGTTCATTTCGTTCTGGGCTGTGAAGAAAGTGATTCAACTTGATAATTGGAAGACCGGGTACGGTATTCATGCTTACTGGCCTTCAAGTTGGAATTGATAGTAATCTAGTATTACTGCCTGCTGTTATTAGGTAAGAGATCTGTATCCAGTTTATATTACATGTCAGCTAGCTTAATTTCGAACCTTAAGTAGTTGACGGAAAAGTTTTAGCTTCTTTTAAGGTGGATGGGTTTTGTGATTTATATGGAAGCATTTGTGTTTTAATTGAAACTTTGATAAATGGATTATGTACAATTTGCACGAATTTTGTAATCAATCTGTCCATTTGGTATTACTACTTTGacatgtattttgttttgaATTCCTTGCTCACTCTCATGCTATGTTAAGTGATGTATGATGAGAAATCAGGCAAACTGGGCTTTGGTTCAATGGAAAAGGTTGTGCATTTCCGGATGTGTGGTAGGCGCATGTCATGCGTTTGAAACCAAGTCTGGTATTTAAGCTGAGAAGGGTAGAGTGGCGGGCCCCTTATCACCGAATTTCGTAGCTAGAAACAGCGGTTTCTCTAAATGATAATAAGTAGGTGGTTCTGTTACCatactcaaaaaaataaaattaaaaaaatgataagatAGGTGGTTGAGTAGAGAAAAGTTAAAACTTGATGTTAAATAGTTGAAATGCTGGTGATTACCACTTACTAGCATCATTTTAGTCTCTTCTATGTGCTATGGTAGCCAAAAACATGGCAAGATGAGGGTAGATATTGTGTCAATCTAGTGTCTTCAATGAGCTTTCATGGCCAAAAACATGACAAGATGTTGATAGTTGTTGTGCAACCATAGAGGTGTCAAATTACACCTCGTAATCTTCCATATAGTTAAAAGAATGGCATTTAATGTATTGTTGCTTAAGAGGTTACCAACATTCTGATGTCATCAAAAAAAGGTTACCAACATTCTGTTGCTGAGATAGTTTGCCTTGGACCATAGATTTTGAGTGATGATAAGAAGCACTATAAACAGTGGAATTATTGCTATAAAATCTACATAGTGCCAACATATTCCTTCTTAACTTAGCCCACGCCCTATAGTTAAAAGAATGGCATTTAGCGTATTGTTGCTTAAGAGGTTACCAATATTCTGTTGATGAGATAGTTTGCCTTGGACCATAGACTTTGATTGATGATAAGAAGCTCTATAAACAGTGGAATTATGGCTATAAAATCTTCATAGTGCCAACATATTCCTTCTTAACTTAGCCCAAGCACCCAAGGgcgtggcctagtggtcaatgaattGGGTTAAGAACTATggggtctcaggttcaaatctcAGTGGAGGCAAAAACACTAGGGGATTTCTTCCCATTTTCCAAGCCTTGGAGACCAGAGTTACCCTGTACATGTGCTGGTGGGAGATAGCAGACATCCCGTGGAGTTAGACAATTGGTCGAAGTGTGCACATGGTGACCCGGGCACCACAATTATCAAAAAAGAATTAGCGCAAAATTACCGATGATCCTGTTTGATGTTAATGGAGGCTATTTGGTGAGAGTACATTTTTAAACTGCGAGAAGATAAATGTAGTATTTAAGCTGTACATAAGCTGCAAGGGAATTATAATATCCCAGCTGAAATTGGAGTGGACCAAATATTTGGTCTTATTGAACCTGATGCTATTGAGGCTGGTGGTTTAATATGTTGCTAATCAGAGTCACTGCAGCTAATAGTTCTAGATTTCATGGGGGTGAACATGAAACCATGTAGAACTCGAAGAGATTGAAGAGTAGGATGAAAATTGCCGCTAATTAGGTTCCACTTGTAATAAAGATATGACAACATAGAATTTTCAGATTCATGATGTTTCATGACATTGTGGTGAAACTATGAAATTGACACGCGAAAGAACGTAAAGGGGGAAAAGGGTCCAGCCAGACTGCAGCTTGACAGTATAGAAGTGTACTTAAAGAATCTGaaccaataaataaaatttcccTTTCCCAAAACAGCATCAAAGTTTAAAGGATCTAGAAAATGACTTAGGATTAGACTTCTTTTGAAAGGATAGAAGCACTTGCAAGATAACCTAGAGAATAAACAGAATTTAACATAAGCTGTTACTTGCTTTTGAATATGTTGTGAAACTTAAATATATAGtatcttttttttcatttaaccTTAAAGAACACAATTTATAGTTAATTAGTATGCCTTGTTTTTGACAAGGTATGTTATGTTACTGGAaaacttttgtttttgttaGTAACTAGCATGTGAATTCAACagtttgaaaaaggaaaaaatttaatGTGGACTGAAGGAACTTTAATAACACGGAAGTCTCTCAGGAATCTTGGATCATTTCAGTGAGTTAAGCGGAACTGGTACAGAAATAGGTGCTTTTTCTACGTTTTTTTACCTTAGTCATTGGGGGTTTCAAGAAGACCTATGTGGGGCTACATAATTTTACTTGACCTTCTAGTTACTATTGCTGCTAGACAATGGAAAGGATAGAGAAGAATGGGCTTGCAAGTTTGCACTTTTGAGTTTATTACCACGGTCATCTTGAGAGGGAGTCAGAGGCTCAAAGCAACACCTTATCTTTGTTATATTCTTACATTGCTGTTGCTGTTATTGCTTTGGGAGATTGTTAGCCTATGATTATAGTAGCTTTTATAGGGATAACCAGAAAATTGGAGTAAGTAGATACAGACATATCTAAGGTGAGACGGAAAATTGAACCAAAAGAGCTGCCAATTTAGAatatcatttcatttttcagttAGGATGGACTTAATGGTGTTTGAGCAACCGAACTTCCTCTCCAGTATTTTCTTCTGGAGACTTTCTTCTGGTAACTGTGGTGGTCTGGGCCAGCTTGCCCTCACCCCGATTAATTCCACGGGGTACCTACTACTTCCCACCAGCACAGGTATTGGGTTACTCCGTTCACCAAAGTTTCGTCGGGAGATATGTTTTGCTATCTGAGTAACTGATGTTCCCTCTATTTCATGGCCTTATTTGTTTTGTACCGTGAAGGGGAAACTTGGAGCACCAGTAAAGTTGGGTCATGGTGAGACGTAGAATCAGCCATTGATGCTTGCGTTAAGGTAGGCTGCCTCACACCCCTTAGGGTGCGACCCCTCTTCTGACCCTGTGTTAATGAGGATGTCCATTTACCGAGTTGTCCTTTTAGTTCTCTTAGTACTCTTGTTCAACTACCCGTCTGTCTGTAGAATTTGTTGGGTGTCATTTTTGTTATCCAAAGTTCAGATCTAGCAGGGGGAAGAACTTGTGAACCTGTAGGGCTGTATTAATAATCTTGGGCATGCAATTGAGGAAGAGTATTAGATGTTGGAAGTGGTTTCAATCTTTATACGGGCTTATATGATTCTTCTTGTCATATTCGAGTCTGTCTAGTGTCAAAGTTTCAAACTGTTCTAGCGTCAGAATGCTGGAagtattttaagcacaaaatgacttagACATCCAATGCTTATGGCCATGAGCCCATACACACAACCAATTTGAGGTATGTGGTCATACAAGATTTGGctctcaaaagaaaaaagaaaagggaggaGAGGGGTCAGTGTTCGATTGATATGACAAAGGGCTTTGATATATGATTAAAATGAGAGGAGGTCGTCTCAGATAATTTGATTATGTCTTCAGTAGACTCTCTTTTTAAAGCATTTTCCTCATTAAACTTACATTCGTGTTGGGAGAATGGAAATGAAGAGAGAAATGATATTCCTCAGTTGGAGGGGAAATCCATTTCCTTTATATCTGTCTTCATTGTTACTATTA
It includes:
- the LOC132043619 gene encoding probable dolichyl-diphosphooligosaccharide--protein glycosyltransferase subunit 3B, giving the protein MAISKPLFLIAIVLLFLAPFNSSFSSSHNDILSDLTNLRSQSPTGVIHLTDQLLRQILTVKTPRPFSFLIFFDAKQLHSKPELSLPTLKAEFTLLSSSFYTNNPESSKIFFFTIEFGESQASFALFGVNSLPHLRLVLPNAVDVKKDSIQMEGSDLGRLADSMAEFVEAKGKISVGPIHRPPMISKKQMTMIVLAGLILSPFLVKKILSGGTLLHDKYVWMAGSIFVYFFSVSGAMHNIIRKMPMFMMDREDPSKLVFFYQGSGMQLGAEGFAVGFLYTILGLLLAFMCHVLVRLKNRTVQRVFMLFALFISFWAVKKVIQLDNWKTGYGIHAYWPSSWN